The stretch of DNA TGTTTCAGCaatcttttgtagttttcaggGTATAATCATTTGACCCTTGTCGTTAAacttattccaaaatattttattccttttgatgttAATGTGACCTGAAATTCTTTCCTTAATTtcctttcagattgttcattgttagtgtatagtcTAAAGAATGCTCTAGAAAGAGTGAAGGGGACAGGCAAAAGCTGGTGGTTTTGGAGCAGAAACATATTCCCTGTCCTGGGATTTTGATTTTCCCTCTCCCTTTGCAGAGGGCATGTGGCTCTTCCCTGATAGCTAGATAGACTTCACTGGAAAACATAGTGCCAATGCTCCAGGGATCCACTTACGAGGGACTATGATCCTCTTGATTATGAGATTTGTTCCACCAGTGGCTGAGCTATGGATGAAACAGACATAGACCCCTGTATATGTTTTAGTGAATTGGGGGATAAAGAACACTTGTGCTGATTGCTGGAACTTCCCATCAATCAGCCAAGAATGCTCTGCCAGTGGGTGAGAGTCTGTGAGGCAGGAGAGCTTCGGGACTTCCCCTGTATGGTAATAGGTGTATGAGGAGGAAATGGTGATGGCATCCAGGCCATGTGGAGCAAAGAGAATAATGTCATAGGTGGTATTGTCAGAGGGAAGGGAAAATCCTGGTCTGTGGAAGGGCCACAGTGACCCTGTGAGCCAAGCCGCAACACTGAAGTCCCAGCCAAATCCCAGCTGTGTTCACTGATCTGGAGCCTGAGACATTCACCTGTTTTGCCCATCACAAGCTGTGGACCCTGAGTCTCCCATGACAGGAGCAGCCTCTTTTCTCCTACTGTTGATCAAGCCTAGGCCTACTCTGGTTTGCCTGGGGCAGAAAGCCATGGCCAGGTTTGATGTCCAGGGGTAAAGGTCTCTGTACTTGGACCTGAGAGGGACTGAGAGGCCCGGCCTCTGGCCATGTGTATTTGGGATGGCAGCCTGGCTCACAGAGGAACAGGAGATACTCACGGAGGAGATTCAGGGTGACTGGGTCACTGCGGCTGGCACTCACTGGGTTCCGTATTTCACATTCATAGGGTCCTGCAGTATACTTTGTGACACCAAATAGAAAGAGGGTCCTTTTGTTTTTGGACAACTGCAAGCTGTGAGTCATAGGAAGGCTCTGACCATTCATCCACCACAGGTAGCTTGCATCCGGAGTCTCAGGATCACAGGTTAAGCTCACAGcctccatgccctccctggggtATAAGTTGCTGCTGGAGATGGAGGGCTTGGGAGTCTCCACTGTgcagaaaacagagagaagattGCCCTGTGTGGCACCTTTGATTCCGCCAAAGGCATTTTTCAATCAGAGTTGGCATTTCCAACCTCTCAGCCCACCCAAGTTCCTTAAAAGCCCATGGCAGGTGTGTGTGTTACAACACAGATGCGTGGCAATCTGAGAGCTCAGAGATTGTGAGGCTGCCTGCTTCATGTGGGAGAAGCACAGACTTTCTTAAGTGTGAATTGAGCGGCAGCATTGGGTCACGGAAAGACACAGGACCAGCAGTCACAGCCCCTGGTGCCTCTCTGAGTCCCTCCATCTCCAAGTGCCTGCCTGGCCCACCTTGTGGTCCTCACTTGGAGCATGCAGTGCTGGAATCTTCTTAGTTTCAGTCTTACTTTGCCCCCCGAGGTATGTTTTCTCTGCAGCTTCCCTTGCCAAGGACATCCTAGAGATGGGTGATGGAACTTCCCATTGTCTTTAAACCCTTTGGATACTGGAAAGCCTGGCCTGGGACTGGGTACTTCAGCAGAAATAACACAGGGGAGAACAGAGTCAAGCCTGGAGGTCAGTTCAGTCATCAGGCAGTGGAGCCACAAGGTGGGGCAGTTTTCCCAGGTGTCTCATAGTGACTGACTTGAGCCAGTGACCTCTAAAGATAGAGCAGAGTCCAAGGAATGACCTACAAAGAGTGAAGGGGACAGGCAAGAGCTGACAGCTTTGGACCAAGACCACGTTCCCTGTTGTGGGTCCATGATGCTCCCTTCCCCCTGTAGAGGGCAGGTGAGGACCATGTGGATCTTTCTGGAAATACATGTGGATGTTTGCAAATGCAGAACCGACTGGTGGAAAGGGCGAACATGAACAGATGATGGAAGTCTGGCCCTCATGGACCATATGTGTTTGGTGGATATTAGACCAATATTTGGGAAGAAGTCTTGCAGATACTTTCTCTCATTAGACATTCTACTCTCTGATTCTGAGTTTGACTACTCTATGTACCTGATATCAGTGGATTCCAGAGTGaatcagagagtagaatagtagtTTCCAGGAGCTGGGATCAGGGGAATAGGGCGTTGTTCTGTGGGTGTGCGGTTTCAGTTATGCAGGACAAGGAGGTTCTAGAGATCTCCTGTACAGCTTCATGCCtatagttcatacagatacagtgCTCCTTATTCAGAAAGCTTAAAAccaagtgttttggatttctaatttttttttattttggaatatttgccgTATATGTACTGGtttagcatcccaaatctgaaaaatttaaaatccacAATGCACCAGTGAGCTCTTCTTTTTAGCATCACATCAGTGGTCAGAAGTGTTgagttttggagcatttcagattgtGGATTtctggatttgggatgctcaattTGTAATACTGTAATTTTCCCATAAAAATTTGTCAGGAGTTTAGACCTTATGTTCTGACTCTAGtaacaacaacatcaaaaaatTTGGAggaaacattaaaatgttttcataagtGGAAATTTTTACTGATGGTCCAAACATCTAAGATCAATTGCTGGTAGTAGTATTTCTCTTGAGACCAAAATAAGGTTTAGGTGTGCCATGAATTCCAGCAGGATCACATTATGGTCAAAGAAAAATGCCAAAGGTGATTTGAAATTAGCAACTCCTTAAGTAGAGAGAGTCCCGTTAAAAGGACCGAACTGGTTAGTGTGTCAATTACATAAAGGGAGGAATGATGCCAAATTAAAAGAAGTGATGTGTGTTATGTTAGTAAATACAGAAAGAACTCCCTGCTTCTAAATTCTGTGCAGAGTTAGGAAAAATGGGGAGGACCCCAAAACAGGTATGTGAaatgctttcttcattttctcttaagCTCAGGAAACACCACTAGTGTTTAAGTTTGTGTGAATTAGGAAGAGTCTAAGTGAGATGCCAATGGTTCGTGTGTCTCCCCACACGCGGAACTCCAACTTATGAAAACGGCATCATCATGAGGAAACAGTTGTATGTGGCACAGGCAGTAAAGCCATCAGATAGCACCCACCTGGCCACCTCCAACTGGTCCCCAAAGCCACCAGTATTCCCATTACGTGTATGTTACAGCCTTTGTAGCTGTCCCACAGctacaaagtttaaaaattgctattgtcaaatcaaaatattaaatatgaagttGAAATGTTGTTccactttttttccccactcttGTTGAACTTTCCtgtttcagttttggaagtttctattgacATATCCTCAAGTTAGGGATTCTTTCGTCAGCTATGAGCAGTCTACCATTAAGTATCaaaagcattcttcatttctctaaaaacatttttttttttttttctgagacaaagtctcgctctgtcacctaggctggagtgcagtggcatgatctcaactcactgcaagctccgcctcctgggttcatggcattctcctggcttggcctcccaaatagctgggactacaagcgcctgccaccacgcccagctaattttttgtgtttttagtagagacggggtttcaccatgttagccaggatagtctccatctcctgaccttgtgcctgcctcggcctcccaaagtcctgggattataggcatgagccactgtgcccagccatctctGAGGGATTTTAATGAGTTGTTGACTTTTGAGTTTGTTCAACTTTTTACTTAGTGTTAGAACTGAGGAACAAATTTCAAGCTTGTTATATGCCTGACAGGAAGCCGGAAGTCTCTAGGAAGTGACTGGAGAATGTGAGCTTTATAGCAGGTTGAGGATGGAGTCACGAGTGAAACGGGTGAAATGAGCCCATGGGCTTTGGGGACTGCAGGCCTGTCCAGCCTCTGACACCCTGGTGAGTCAGTGCTAAGATTACAACAGTGACAGCAAACtagcatggctgactccatctgGTATCTAGTCTCAGGCTGGCTGTCCTcactcattcctgggcataggccaggCTAAccttgggaggaatttagtttattgtTTAAGTTTGAAGCAAGAATGATAATAGTTCCTCTGTAAAACTAACACCCTTACTTTGCCCAATGGCTGCCTTTGTAAAACTAGTGAAAGACCATGAGATTAAGATTATAGGAGggaactgaattctgctaaaatgttgGCACAGTTTCTATAATCCTTGACTGCTCAAATGTCGTTGGGCCAGAGTTTACAAAATTTGTAActaattgctcctatagataacatcactattgtagaacgtgagattggtcttttgagatgtttctcattcttttgcattctggCAACTGGCTGACCTCATCCATACCTATGACTAATGGCTCAGCCAGTCATGTGGCCCCTACCTGGAGGCAGATTCAAGCACAAACACATCATTTCCCTCCGCTCGCATGATTCCATCACCAAACAATCAGCAGTACTCATTTTTTAGTCCTGTGCCCCTGAAACTACCCTTGAAAATCTCTAATCCCTGATCCACTGGGgcggctgatttgagtaataataaaccTCTGTCCTCCTGTTTGGCAGACTTGGAGTCATTAAAATCTTTCTTTACTACAAACCACCATTTCAATAaattttgtgcatgtgtgtgtgtgtgtgtgtgtgtgtgtgcaggaggcCAGAAAAACTTGTCTGGCAATGATAACAGTGGATGGAGGAACGGCCTATCCCTGTCCCATGGTCTTGTCCACAGGTCAGCCTCACAAAGGGAAAGAGCCCTTGAAGGGAATACAGTGGAAACTCATTCTCTTAGTGACCTGGGGTCATTGGCTCAAGATGAAGCCTGTCAGGAGTGGCAACTCCAGGTGATTTCTGCACCTTTCCTGTTTCCTGGGAGGTGGGCCAGGCCACAGTGTTAGCGGGAAAGGAACTGAACAGCCAGACTAGTTAGAGGGAGTGTCTGGGGAAGACCTAGGGGTGGAGGAAGAAGCTGTGCAGGACAGGGCTTGCCAGTCAGAATGAAGTGGGAGGAAGATGAGGGacacagagaagcagagagaggcagagacaccaTGGCAGTGAGCAGCGAGGGTTACACTGACTTCAGAGACCCCAGGGACCAGGTACCCCGAGTTCCACAGTCCAGGACCAAGGAGCCCTGAGAACCCTCTGGTGGCCAAAGAGCTTCAGAGTTACATGAGGtggggttgctttagggtcaagAGGTAGTCGGGGGATGAAACGTGGGTATCAGCCTCTGAAGGACAAGGGACAGGTGTGGCTAGAACCTCCTAGGATTCTGCATGCAAGATTCAGTCTCTAAAGAGGTTTTGgatcattcatttcttcattccatttcttcttttattatgtaAGAGCTCCTAAGTGTGTCTGTCTCGCTGGGCCTATGGTGGTGTAGGGTGTGAGTGGGGAAAGAAAACAAGGTCCTCTCCTTTGTCCTCTCGTGACAGTGACATGGACACTTTGGGAAACACAGGATTTCAGGTTCAGTGATGGCGGTTAAGATCTGAGGGGGAGGCCTGGACGTGTTTTTTCCACTGACTCTCACGGTTGAGGCAGGTGATTTAGTTCTGGAGTACAGACTAATCAGTTGACCGTTTGCTCTCACTCCTCTGAGGTTTGGATACCTAAGAAGAGAGGATTTGAGCCAATAAATGACTATAGGGTGCTTGGAAGCCAGTAAGCCCTCACTTCTGGTGGAGGAGAGGATGGGCCTTTGGCTCCAGACACACCTCATGTGACCCTGATCTCCCCTTTGTGTTTGTGTGACTGTGGTTCAGTGACTGTggcttcctgtgcctcagttttctctcaaACAAAGAAGCTAAATGGCAAATGGACTGTGGCTTTTCATGCTATCTGtgaataaatgttaaatgatTCACAGTCACCTGACCTAATGCTTGGCTCAGTGGAAGTTTCACACaaacagcatttattattaatttgcttCCATGAGAAAGCACGTTTATGTCAGATGCCTGTGGACAAGCTGCTACCTGGTATATCTTCTCTCCTctgtttctgcttctggggaCATTAGACTTTCTATGGACTATCCTAAGCCTCCTAAGGTAGTTGTCTGATGGCCTACAAAGCTTGTCTTTCTGTCCTCTCCACTCTGAGTGTCAGGTGAAGAAAGCTCTGTCCTTGCCCAGATGAGGCTCTGAGGGCTGAGCCCTGGCTGGTGAACAGCTCCAGGAGACACAGTCCTCAGACAGCTGGTAAATCCTTGGTCCCAGTAAGCCCTGCCCAAGAAGCCACAACCCAGCCCCAGCACAGGCTCCTCAGATTTATCTGGAGCAAGGATTTAGGGACATGGTTCTGGGGTTGAGGCTTCTAGGGCTGAGCTTCTCTGAGAGTATTTCATGGGGCACCTGAGGCCAAGCCCTACTCAGTTCTCCAGGGTCTTTCTCAGGGTCAAATTTATGAAGAGGGCATGAGGTGCCTGGCTGAGACTGATCTCCTCCTGCTGAGTCCCCCATCAGACTGTCCTTCCTCTGCAGCAAGTGTCTGCAGGGTCTGGATGCGGGAATGGAATTTTGATCTGTTGAAAtttgtctcctctgtgtgtgtcctGCACTAAGTGCCCAAACCCCAGCATGGGACATAATGCAGAGAGGGACACAGGCACAGTCCAGGCCTGACAATCCTTTGTGTCTGAAGTGAAGACCCCATCCCCCAACACCCAGTGATGACGTGGAATCACTCACGGTATAAGGTGAAGGTGAAATGTCCAGTTTCTCCTCTAGTCCCATCACCTCGCTTTACGATGTGTAAGGTGTAGGATCCTGCGTCCTCCCGGGTGACATTCTGGATCAGCAGGGATGCATTGGAATATACTGTTTCTCGTCCACTGTATGCCGGCCCATATATAATTATTTGACCATCTACTACGTATGATGTAATGTAATGGTAGAGGTCCGTCATTTGCCCTTTGTACCAGATGTAGCCAGCAAGATTCTGGGGCAAATTGTGGACAAGTAGAAGAACATCCTTCCCCTTGGAAACTTTGGTTGGCTCAGCTTCAATCGTGACTTGGGCAGTGGTGGGCGGGTTCCAGAAGTTTAAAAGTGATGCTAGGAAGTAGAGAGAGCATCAGTTAATATTGAGACCTATGCATTGGGGTGAAAAGATGTGGCCCTGGGTCCTGAGAAGGTCTCTTCAATCCTCAGCTTTGaagagacacacaaacacacatacaaacacacacacacacacaaaaggggcatgtgtatatgtgtttgtgtcctACTGTCCTACTAGGTGAAGGTCAGCAACATGACCCCCATTCCTTCAACACTTCTGACCTTGGCAATTTTCTGTTTGGAATCCTCTTCCCCAGGGGTCCGCAAggccccttccacactgccctcaGGTCCTGCTCACATCAGGGCATCCTTAGACTTCTTTCCTGACACCTCCTTCAGAGGCCCTGGGTCTTCCCTTTCTGACCTTTCCCTGCTCTGCTCCCTCCAGGGTTCTTGTCAACACCTGACCTCACATTCTAGATCTCTTTGCATGTCTGTCTTCCCCCCCCCATGACAGCgtgagctccatgaggacagggactttTGTGATCTTGGTTGCACCCCAGTGCCTGGAACAGGCTGCAGACTCCTGTAGATGTGAGAGTTCTTAGGGCCCTCCATGCCCtgggtgttttttttccccaattgtTGAGGTTTTTTGCTGAGGACAGTGTTTCATGTcctgcttatatttttatttgaagtgtCATCTGAtatagttattattatcatttttcaaaatgtggtGGCCCCTGATGATTAATCAGGAAAACAGAACACTTAAGATTTTCCTACTTCTTACCAATTCTGGTTCCTGTGACTTTCCTGTTTTGACCCCTGTCCCTCTCTGGTGTATTTTCCCCTATCCAGGCTCCAACAgagacttctttccttttttttcttttttctttccattctttttttttttttgagacggagtcttgtactgtcgcccaggctggcgtgcagtggcgctatctcggctcactgcaatttcttcCTCCCGgattcacgtgattctcctgcctcagcctcccgggtagctacgATTACTGGAGCACACCACAATATCtggttaaatttttgtatttttagtagagacagggcttcactgtgttggccagactgatcttgaactcctgatctcgtgatccacccacctcagcctccctaagtgctggcttcttttattttttagaacccCAGGAGTCTCTCCAGTAGACCCCATCCAGTCACTCTGCTTCCTCCTCCTGTCCTCTCCCAGGAAGTTCTCTCCTCACCTGTGAGCAGGAGCCCCTTCCAGGCGATGCGCTGTGTGCAGGGAGGGGCTGAGAGGGGCCCCATGGTCTCTGCTGCCTGCGTGTTCTCCTCTGTGGAGATGAGCCTAGGATCCAGAAACTTCCTGAGCACGGCTC from Gorilla gorilla gorilla isolate KB3781 chromosome 20, NHGRI_mGorGor1-v2.1_pri, whole genome shotgun sequence encodes:
- the LOC101151083 gene encoding pregnancy-specific beta-1-glycoprotein 3; protein product: MGPLSAPPCTQRIAWKGLLLTASLLNFWNPPTTAQVTIEAEPTKVSKGKDVLLLVHNLPQNLAGYIWYKGQMTDLYHYITSYVVDGQIIIYGPAYSGRETVYSNASLLIQNVTREDAGSYTLHIVKRGDGTRGETGHFTFTLYLETPKPSISSSNLYPREGMEAVSLTCDPETPDASYLWWMNGQSLPMTHSLQLSKNKRTLFLFGVTKYTAGPYECEIRNPVSASRSDPVTLNLLPKLPKPYITINNLNPRENKDVLAFTCEPKSENYTYIWWLNGQSLPVSPRVKRPNENRILILPSVTRNETGPYQCEIRDRYGGIRSYPVTLNVLYGPDLPRIYPSLTYYHSGENLYLSCFADSNPPAEYSWTINGKFQQSGQKLFIPQITTKHSGLYACSVRNSATGMESSKSVTVKVSAPSGTGHLPGLNPL